A single window of Castor canadensis chromosome 3, mCasCan1.hap1v2, whole genome shotgun sequence DNA harbors:
- the Lin52 gene encoding protein lin-52 homolog isoform X1 gives MGWKMASPTDGTDLEASLLSFEKLDRASPDLWPEQLPGVAEFAASFKSPITSSPPKWMAEIERDDIDMLKELGSLTTANLMEKVRGLQNLAYQLGLDEYSFFSALGKMAKRRSSLYIFESHPKRRMFQKKVAGEDFDCSVLILIPILEPVLFPVVQKHCD, from the exons ATGGGTTGGAAGATGGCGTCTCCCACAGACG GGACAGATTTGGAAGCATCTTTGCTAAGTTTTGAAAAACTTGACCGTGCCTCACCAGATCTTTGGCCAGAACAAT TACCAGGTGTTGCTGAATTTGCAGCTTCCTTCAAAAGT CCTATTACTAGCTCTCCGCCTAAATGGATGGCTGAAATAGAACGTGATGACATTGACATGTTGAAAG AACTGGGGAGCCTCACCACAGCTAATTTGATGGAGAAGGTACGAGGTCTACAGAACCTGGCCTATCAGCTGGGGCTGGATGAGT ATAGCTTTTTCTCAGCACTGGGAAAGATGGCCAAAAGGAGATccagtttatatatttttgaatctCATCCCAAAAGAAGAATGTTTCAAAAGAAAGTTGCTGGGGAAGACTTTGACTGTTCTGTGTTGATTCTCATACCCATCCTTGAGCCAGTCCTTTTTCCAGTTGTCCAGAAGCACTGTGATTGA
- the Lin52 gene encoding protein lin-52 homolog isoform X3, protein MGWKMASPTDGTDLEASLLSFEKLDRASPDLWPEQLPGVAEFAASFKSPITSSPPKWMAEIERDDIDMLKELGSLTTANLMEKVRGLQNLAYQLGLDECLH, encoded by the exons ATGGGTTGGAAGATGGCGTCTCCCACAGACG GGACAGATTTGGAAGCATCTTTGCTAAGTTTTGAAAAACTTGACCGTGCCTCACCAGATCTTTGGCCAGAACAAT TACCAGGTGTTGCTGAATTTGCAGCTTCCTTCAAAAGT CCTATTACTAGCTCTCCGCCTAAATGGATGGCTGAAATAGAACGTGATGACATTGACATGTTGAAAG AACTGGGGAGCCTCACCACAGCTAATTTGATGGAGAAGGTACGAGGTCTACAGAACCTGGCCTATCAGCTGGGGCTGGATGAGT